GTCGTCGTCTGGGCATTCGCCGGCTAGCTGTGTCCACACTCCTAAGGCCGGGGGTGCCGCCGTTGTCCAGGTCGTTGTTACAGTTTGGCCAGATATGCAGGCTCCGCCCGGTTGGTTTGCGGCTGCTTCGGCGCATACGCACATTAGCGTCGCGGCTGCTGTCGTTGCTGGGTGGTTGGCGATGTTTCCACCGCAGGCATTCGAGCGTCCGCTGTTGGCGCCTCCTGAGAAAGTTTTTGCTATTGTGACACTTGCTTTATTACCGACGTCATCCCCCAACACCGCGTCTTTAAGCTTCTTGGGGTAATCAGCTGCTGTtggttttgctgctgctgctgagtattgttttccttctgttaATAGGGCCTGCGCCCGTGCTAAGTGTGCTTGGACTCTCATTTGTGCTGCCCATCTTCTTCCGGGCGTAAGGTTGTTGAAGCCTGCTTCTTTTATTCTTGTAGCCGCTGCTGTGTCCGGCCGCGTGGCTTTGTAAGCTAGAACCCATTGTCGCCATTTGTTGTGCCAGTCCTTAGCGATATTGTCGTCCGTTACGTTAGCCTTTGTTTTCATCTCCTCTAGGGTGTCTGTGACTTCGGCTTTTGCAAATTTTGCTTGCCATGTTGCTGGGCTTAGACTGATGTTTAGTTCTTCCATTTCTGTGACAGCTGCCGTGTTTAGCGTCGCGTGCGGTCCTAGCGCTGGTGATTTTTCCGCAAGGGCCACAAGCTTGCACAGTTGTCGGAACACTGCTCCGTTGTCGGCCGGTCCGACGTCGCTAGTGGCTTGTTTGGCTGAGAGGAAAAGTgccaggaaaagaaataccGGCAGTAGCATTGGCTGCTGTGTAACTTACTTTGTCGGCGTATGTGACTCTGTGTTGGCTGCAGTTGCTGGCCCCTGCCCTTGGATTCCGCCtatgtatatttttttactcGTGAATTACTTGGTATGTTCTTTTCGTTTGCGTCTAATCTTCAGCGTGGAATTATTTTGTGTGTAACTAGTGATAGTTGTGTGGTATTTGACGGTATTTGCAGACTGTGCTCGTGCATGTACATTAttctttggttttgcttggacttttgctgtttttactCAGATTAGTAGACTTTCATAAGGTATTTTTTTAGTTGTAAGCATGGCATCGATGTGTGTCGCTGTTgcctgcttcttctttttgagtCTTGTACTTGCCAGTGCGTATGCTTTCTCACTTTATATTTATTGGAATTTGTTAGTTGACGTTGTCAAAACCATTTTGCGACTGCTGATTGGCATCGCAACTTCTTCGCTACAAAtaattccctttcttttaacGTATCACCACATATTTTCTGATCTTCAAAATCTCACCAACCCCCATCCACCGCATAGCTTTGAATTTCACCAAAATCCTTCGCACTAAGCTGCTTCTTTTCCAATTCTCTATCCAAAATATGATTCTTCACAATCAATTTCGCTTTTTCCTCCCACGCAATAGGCTGTGCCGGAAAGTGAACAGATACCACCTATCCAACTTCACCATTATTTGGAATAGAAAAGCCTCTTCTCATAATCCAATGCAATCATTCCTCTCTACAAAACAAATCActgtccaacagcttcttcctgaGTGGCACTCCATATTAACAACGGTTTGTAAATACTCTGCTCTGACCACCActcctcacttccctttagtaactctccaaaagcaTATTCAAATTTTATTAAATGCCCAAACTCTTGCGATTATATTTCCACCTCCAAGGTAAGGGTTTCCACTAGGAGGTGATTTCAGTAAATGCGGTAATTTTTTATCTTATTCTTTTCTGTAACCGACATTAAAGAGCCAATAGCATCTTACTCTATGGTCTTTGTAATCTGAGCTCATAAGTAAATCAAACTGAGGAGCATAACACTCTGATGTTATCATGAGTAGAGTATTTCACAGCATTTTCATACTTTTCTCCATCACTGACAATAACGTCAGAACCCATCAAAatgaattacaatatcctcatcgcTTGCATTCTGTTTCCCTAAAATTCCATAACCTATCTACGCCTCTTAGCATGa
This region of Trypanosoma brucei brucei TREU927 chromosome 1, complete sequence genomic DNA includes:
- a CDS encoding variant surface glycoprotein (VSG, atypical), putative (GPI-Anchor Signal predicted for Tb927.1.5330 by DGPI v2.04, no cleavage site predicted), whose translation is MLLPVFLFLALFLSAKQATSDVGPADNGAVFRQLCKLVALAEKSPALGPHATLNTAAVTEMEELNISLSPATWQAKFAKAEVTDTLEEMKTKANVTDDNIAKDWHNKWRQWVLAYKATRPDTAAATRIKEAGFNNLTPGRRWAAQMRVQAHLARAQALLTEGKQYSAAAAKPTAADYPKKLKDAVLGDDVGNKASVTIAKTFSGGANSGRSNACGGNIANHPATTAAATLMCVCAEAAANQPGGACISGQTVTTTWTTAAPPALGVWTQLAGECPDDDGAVISADALLTPIRELNSMVVKLNNAGFLGKTVTKSNCDGSSDAGVCVKYSDFTGKGDKKFTDIPWVVKLVNLAQDLQLREAAAAAIKNINHQLKAEREAAYACATALTEPPTTVETKSLSSKTKEDKEGCKQQKSNKTACTEANCKWQGKTETDGPCKPKDGEGQTNAAAGTGTGTAGDQKKERAASAWCAKHGTDETACENDKTGDKQNCAFRKGKESEDEPEKEKHSLCSFIVNNKLALIAAAFFSLEAFQNCKDF